The Streptomyces seoulensis genome contains a region encoding:
- a CDS encoding S1 family peptidase, with translation MFGLRRARKTAATVLATAAAAATALVAAPAASAAPQPIVGGTTTTTTAYPYVMQITDASGSQFCGGTLVSAKKVVTAAHCMVGESTSSVRVVGGRTYLNGTNGTVSRVSKIWINPDYTDATRGDDVAVLTLSTSMPYTPVSYVSSSQTGVYAAGTTARILGWGTTSENGSSSNQLRTATVPTVSDSSCRTSYGSDFVQSDMVCAGLTSGGVDTCQGDSGGPLIIGGVLAGITSWGEGCAEAGYPGVYTRLTTFSSLVTAQVNS, from the coding sequence ATGTTCGGGCTCAGACGTGCCAGAAAGACCGCCGCGACCGTGCTGGCCACCGCCGCCGCCGCGGCGACCGCGCTCGTGGCCGCCCCCGCGGCGAGCGCCGCGCCCCAGCCCATCGTGGGCGGCACGACCACCACCACGACCGCGTACCCGTACGTCATGCAGATCACGGACGCGTCCGGCAGCCAGTTCTGCGGCGGCACCCTGGTGTCCGCCAAGAAGGTGGTCACGGCGGCGCACTGCATGGTCGGCGAGTCGACGAGCAGCGTCCGGGTGGTCGGTGGCCGCACCTATCTGAACGGCACCAACGGCACGGTGAGCCGCGTCAGCAAGATCTGGATCAACCCGGACTACACGGACGCCACCCGCGGCGACGACGTGGCCGTGCTGACCCTGTCGACGTCGATGCCGTACACCCCGGTGTCCTACGTCTCCTCCTCCCAGACGGGCGTCTACGCGGCCGGCACCACGGCCCGGATCCTCGGCTGGGGCACCACCTCGGAGAACGGCAGCTCCTCCAACCAGCTCCGGACGGCGACCGTGCCGACCGTGTCCGACTCGAGCTGCCGCACCTCCTACGGTTCGGACTTCGTCCAGTCCGACATGGTCTGCGCCGGACTCACGTCCGGTGGCGTCGACACCTGCCAGGGCGACAGCGGCGGTCCCCTGATCATCGGGGGCGTCCTGGCAGGGATCACTTCCTGGGGCGAGGGCTGCGCGGAGGCCGGTTACCCGGGTGTCTACACCCGGCTGACCACCTTCT